In one Methanospirillum lacunae genomic region, the following are encoded:
- a CDS encoding metal-dependent transcriptional regulator, whose translation MDPAEREDLLLAVSRLESRNGRKPDAAEIAGFLQRNISDVQDLLRKTVASGEVVADADGFVSLTALGGTAAEAVMKKHKVLETFFEEMLGMDRSDAHKQACTLEHHASEETIRRLKRFICRDPPSPETVQADATAFRMLADCNEGERVCIEAMKECRRAGRLADLGLIPGEEVVVLRRMAKTILIQVKGCNVAISADIARLILVGICR comes from the coding sequence ATGGATCCGGCAGAGCGTGAAGATCTCCTTCTTGCAGTCTCCCGTCTGGAGTCGAGGAATGGGAGAAAACCTGACGCTGCAGAGATAGCCGGTTTTTTACAGCGGAATATATCTGACGTTCAGGATCTCTTGCGCAAGACTGTAGCATCAGGGGAGGTTGTGGCTGATGCTGACGGTTTTGTGTCTCTGACTGCCTTGGGTGGAACAGCTGCTGAAGCAGTGATGAAGAAGCATAAGGTACTTGAGACGTTTTTTGAAGAGATGCTCGGAATGGACCGGAGCGATGCTCACAAGCAGGCCTGTACCCTTGAGCATCATGCATCTGAAGAGACCATTCGCCGCCTCAAACGTTTTATCTGTAGAGATCCGCCATCTCCGGAAACGGTACAGGCGGATGCGACTGCATTTCGCATGCTTGCAGACTGTAATGAAGGTGAGCGGGTCTGTATTGAGGCGATGAAAGAATGCAGGCGTGCAGGACGGCTCGCCGATCTCGGGCTTATTCCAGGAGAAGAAGTGGTTGTTCTTCGCCGTATGGCTAAGACCATATTAATACAGGTGAAAGGCTGCAATGTTGCCATCAGCGCCGATATTGCACGACTGATTCTAGTCGGGATCTGCAGATGA